In the genome of Thermococcus sp. 21S7, one region contains:
- a CDS encoding TldD/PmbA family protein has translation MEELIRYGEKFFDELEIAVYRSKDVSASVELNEISMASTRSGAVTILRGIKDKRLGLAIIDSDEPARIREAIEQAAKMAKLNSRDEKWVSLPEPGKYREKPKPNYELKDASPDQLVEMLVRGIKLAREKDENVIVAGGEGGVSWEERHIVNSHGIDVFQEGGAAFFFLELVGRKEGTVTPGIFDFDARRDLNLDVDGVVERAVQKVKWAYSVKASKNEEVPIILGPWAIAGLFSYALFPAFSGERLVKETTPLAEKVGEKIASDVLTIYDDPFHELAIEPVIADGEGVPTRKNVLIENGTFKGFVWDNYWAKVHGTESTGNGKRDLNSGGINIGFHSMVIENGKRSLEDMISEIEHGYFVDGFQGAHSSNPDNGNFAVTANPAFLIEDGEVVGSSVFLIAGNVYELLKGASEVSKEQTVMPFMTTIITPFVKFENVKIAGK, from the coding sequence ATGGAGGAACTCATAAGGTACGGCGAGAAGTTTTTCGACGAGCTTGAGATTGCCGTTTACCGCTCCAAGGACGTTAGTGCAAGCGTCGAGCTCAACGAGATTTCGATGGCCTCCACGAGAAGCGGCGCGGTCACGATACTCCGCGGAATAAAGGACAAGCGCCTCGGACTGGCCATAATAGACAGCGACGAGCCTGCTAGGATAAGGGAGGCAATAGAACAGGCGGCGAAGATGGCAAAGCTGAACAGCAGGGACGAGAAGTGGGTCTCCCTGCCCGAGCCGGGCAAATACAGGGAGAAGCCGAAGCCCAACTACGAGCTGAAGGATGCCTCCCCTGATCAGCTCGTTGAGATGCTCGTCCGCGGCATAAAGCTCGCCCGTGAGAAGGACGAGAACGTCATCGTGGCGGGCGGAGAGGGCGGCGTTTCGTGGGAGGAGCGCCACATCGTCAACTCCCACGGAATAGACGTATTCCAGGAAGGCGGTGCGGCCTTCTTCTTCCTTGAACTGGTGGGAAGAAAGGAGGGCACCGTTACCCCCGGAATCTTCGACTTCGATGCCAGGAGGGACCTCAACCTGGACGTTGACGGGGTCGTCGAGAGGGCGGTTCAGAAAGTTAAATGGGCGTACAGCGTCAAGGCAAGCAAAAACGAGGAGGTTCCGATAATACTCGGCCCCTGGGCGATAGCGGGACTCTTCAGCTATGCCCTCTTCCCGGCCTTCAGCGGCGAGCGCCTGGTTAAGGAGACGACGCCCCTTGCAGAAAAGGTCGGGGAGAAGATAGCCAGCGACGTGCTCACGATATACGACGACCCGTTCCACGAGCTGGCCATCGAGCCTGTCATAGCTGACGGAGAGGGGGTTCCGACGAGGAAGAACGTCCTCATCGAGAACGGAACCTTCAAGGGCTTCGTCTGGGACAACTACTGGGCGAAGGTTCACGGCACCGAGAGTACAGGAAACGGCAAGCGCGACCTGAACAGCGGAGGAATAAACATCGGGTTCCACAGCATGGTTATCGAGAACGGAAAGCGCTCTCTGGAGGATATGATATCCGAAATCGAGCACGGCTACTTCGTGGACGGCTTCCAGGGTGCACACTCAAGCAACCCGGACAACGGAAACTTCGCGGTAACTGCGAACCCGGCGTTCCTCATCGAGGACGGAGAAGTCGTCGGTTCCAGCGTCTTCCTCATTGCGGGCAACGTCTACGAACTGCTGAAGGGGGCGAGTGAAGTTTCGAAGGAGCAGACGGTAATGCCCTTCATGACGACCATCATAACGCCCTTCGTGAAGTTTGAGAACGTGAAGATAGCGGGGAAGTGA
- the trmY gene encoding tRNA (pseudouridine(54)-N(1))-methyltransferase TrmY yields MRTFIIKASKAHTAPDFKLKDLPGTSGRIDLLCRVLNSAFLLSHGFRKNVRVWLSLYGPPNPPKAIRFEGQEMRPKTLNPDELSTAKLIIRALKAAKGLREPSREIEVLPGIYVSNMTFEDIVRRTLKGSALYYLHEEGRPIADESFPLNVAFVLGDHEGLGKEDEAFLGGIAQKISVGRKSYLASHVVAYVNIFLDSLTPPP; encoded by the coding sequence GTGAGGACATTCATAATCAAGGCCAGCAAAGCCCACACCGCCCCTGATTTCAAGCTCAAAGACCTACCCGGCACGAGCGGTAGAATAGACCTTCTGTGCAGGGTTCTCAACTCCGCCTTCCTCCTGTCGCACGGCTTCAGAAAAAACGTCAGGGTGTGGCTGAGCCTCTACGGCCCGCCAAACCCACCGAAGGCGATAAGGTTTGAGGGTCAGGAGATGAGGCCGAAGACGCTCAACCCCGATGAGCTCAGCACCGCCAAGCTGATAATCCGCGCGCTTAAGGCCGCCAAAGGCCTACGGGAACCAAGCAGAGAGATCGAAGTCCTGCCCGGCATCTACGTGAGCAACATGACCTTCGAGGACATCGTTAGAAGAACCCTCAAGGGCTCCGCCCTCTACTACCTCCACGAGGAAGGAAGACCGATCGCCGACGAGAGCTTTCCCCTGAACGTTGCCTTCGTTCTCGGTGATCACGAGGGACTGGGAAAGGAAGACGAGGCGTTCCTAGGGGGGATAGCACAAAAAATAAGCGTCGGGAGGAAGAGCTACCTCGCATCCCATGTAGTCGCCTACGTCAATATTTTCCTCGACTCCCTCACTCCTCCGCCCTGA
- the pyk gene encoding pyruvate kinase: MRLPSHKTKIVATIGPASMKRTTFEAMVKAGLSVARINFAHGDLEQHARTVAMVREVSERLNRPVAILGDLPGVKIRVGEILNGSVTLRRWQTVVLTTRDIVGTEGEIPVEFKEFPKMVSKGDIIYLSDGFIALRVEEVRGQDVVCKVLVGGTLFSHKGINVPKARMAIDAVTDRDLRFIEFAIEHGIDAVGISFVGSAYDVLKVRRFVEERNGSLFIIAKIERPDAVKNFDDILCAADGIMIARGDLGVEMPIEKLPVLQKKLIHKANVAGKPVITATQMLESMTEEKLPTRAEVTDVANAILDGTDAVMLSEETAVGKYPVDAVRMMARIAKTIEAYRDSQWSARIIEWKMTRWSEKGPKKGTIKDTIARSIIEALNSMDIKYILTPTRTGETARLISRFKPKQWVLAFATDGRVARKLMFSYGVYPFVVSETSEEEILRLIRGLGLVRQNDTVLLTKGTPIGKTVGTNTIRIFTV; the protein is encoded by the coding sequence ATGAGGCTCCCATCCCATAAAACCAAGATAGTGGCCACCATAGGCCCCGCCTCAATGAAGAGAACGACCTTTGAGGCCATGGTGAAAGCGGGACTGAGCGTCGCGAGGATAAACTTCGCCCACGGCGACCTTGAGCAGCATGCAAGGACGGTTGCTATGGTGAGGGAAGTTTCGGAGAGGCTCAACCGCCCGGTGGCAATTCTCGGGGATCTCCCGGGAGTAAAAATCCGCGTGGGGGAGATTCTCAACGGTTCCGTAACACTGAGACGGTGGCAGACCGTCGTTCTGACAACGAGGGACATCGTTGGGACAGAAGGTGAGATACCCGTGGAGTTCAAGGAGTTCCCCAAAATGGTGTCGAAGGGGGACATCATCTACCTGAGCGATGGCTTCATAGCGCTGCGCGTTGAGGAGGTTCGCGGTCAGGACGTCGTCTGCAAGGTTCTCGTCGGCGGAACGCTGTTCTCGCACAAGGGCATCAACGTGCCGAAGGCAAGAATGGCCATAGATGCAGTAACGGACAGGGATTTGAGGTTCATCGAATTCGCGATTGAACACGGCATTGACGCCGTCGGCATAAGCTTCGTGGGTTCGGCCTACGACGTTCTCAAGGTCAGGAGATTCGTGGAGGAGAGGAACGGGAGTCTCTTCATAATCGCGAAGATAGAGAGGCCGGACGCCGTGAAGAACTTCGACGACATACTCTGTGCCGCCGACGGCATCATGATAGCCAGGGGCGACCTCGGTGTTGAAATGCCCATCGAGAAGCTTCCCGTCCTTCAGAAGAAGCTCATACACAAGGCCAACGTTGCCGGAAAGCCCGTGATAACCGCTACACAGATGCTGGAGAGCATGACCGAAGAGAAGCTGCCCACCAGGGCGGAGGTCACGGACGTGGCGAACGCGATTTTAGACGGCACCGACGCGGTTATGCTCTCCGAGGAAACGGCGGTCGGCAAGTACCCCGTCGATGCGGTCAGGATGATGGCACGGATAGCCAAGACAATAGAGGCCTACAGGGATTCCCAGTGGTCCGCTCGCATAATCGAGTGGAAGATGACCCGCTGGAGCGAGAAGGGCCCGAAGAAGGGCACGATAAAGGACACGATAGCCCGGAGCATTATAGAGGCGCTGAACTCAATGGACATCAAGTACATACTCACCCCCACCAGAACGGGAGAAACGGCAAGGCTCATATCGCGCTTCAAGCCCAAGCAGTGGGTTCTGGCCTTCGCCACCGACGGACGCGTCGCGAGAAAGCTGATGTTTTCGTACGGTGTCTACCCGTTCGTCGTCAGCGAGACCAGCGAGGAGGAGATACTGCGCCTCATACGGGGACTGGGATTGGTCAGGCAGAACGATACGGTCCTTCTGACCAAGGGAACGCCGATAGGGAAAACGGTCGGCACGAACACCATAAGGATATTCACCGTCTGA
- the corA gene encoding magnesium/cobalt transporter CorA — MAGEAEGKPRITVIAYSRDDFLSRKVSSMRDVLEIEGYDVIWANVDTVEAVPEIMEALNLHEGPMKVLRRASTHARVFVFPDYLFLILHQVYEIDGGLKRERIGLLLRGNLVVTVQEIPGDVFDPIRESIREGEGLFRERGADYLLFALLEAIVENYVPMIEKISSKMESLEAQILSRGGEGVLHRIHGLRREILFMRRTVFPLLEAFRRLELEGGRFFTEETRGCMGELHDHVLEVMEILEGQRELANSLVELYYSTISMKTNDIIRILTVVSTVFIPLTFITGLYGMNFRYMPELTWRYGYPAVLAAMLGIALGMLAYFRRKGWI, encoded by the coding sequence ATGGCCGGGGAAGCCGAAGGGAAGCCAAGGATAACGGTCATTGCCTATTCGCGGGACGATTTCCTCAGCAGGAAGGTTTCAAGCATGAGAGACGTCCTCGAAATCGAGGGCTACGACGTTATCTGGGCAAACGTTGACACCGTCGAGGCAGTTCCAGAGATAATGGAGGCCCTTAACCTCCACGAGGGGCCAATGAAGGTTCTGCGAAGGGCGAGTACACACGCCAGGGTCTTCGTGTTCCCGGATTATCTGTTCCTCATCCTGCACCAGGTCTACGAGATAGACGGCGGGCTGAAGAGGGAGAGGATAGGGCTACTGCTCCGGGGCAACCTCGTGGTGACGGTGCAGGAGATACCCGGGGACGTCTTTGACCCCATCCGGGAGAGCATCCGCGAGGGGGAGGGTCTCTTCAGGGAGCGCGGCGCGGATTACCTGCTCTTTGCCCTCCTTGAGGCGATAGTTGAAAACTACGTCCCGATGATAGAGAAGATTAGCTCCAAAATGGAGTCCCTCGAAGCGCAGATACTGTCGCGGGGAGGAGAGGGTGTTCTCCACAGGATACACGGGCTCAGGAGGGAGATACTCTTCATGCGCCGCACGGTATTTCCTCTGCTGGAGGCGTTCAGGAGGCTTGAACTTGAGGGGGGAAGGTTCTTCACCGAGGAGACCAGGGGTTGTATGGGGGAGCTCCACGACCACGTCCTTGAGGTAATGGAGATACTTGAGGGGCAGAGGGAGCTTGCCAACAGCCTCGTCGAACTCTACTACTCAACGATTTCAATGAAGACCAACGACATAATCCGCATCCTCACGGTCGTCTCGACGGTGTTCATCCCGCTGACCTTCATAACCGGCCTCTACGGAATGAACTTCCGCTACATGCCCGAGCTAACCTGGCGCTACGGCTATCCAGCCGTTCTGGCGGCTATGCTCGGAATCGCCCTCGGCATGCTCGCCTACTTCAGAAGAAAAGGATGGATTTAG
- a CDS encoding single- stranded DNA-binding family protein, producing the protein MRLSTGFVRASGYAHKVRRVLFALTRKKVDPREVVRAAGELNQRIFERLQELGVEKSDVIRITVPFRIEGGSIRWDYEALNIEVYRKDEEKRLAKAMEEVEERERELEEKIKAIEEVALSLKRLSDELIEKIEELKQEHTSLKLRAEE; encoded by the coding sequence GTGAGGCTGAGTACCGGATTCGTTCGTGCCTCTGGCTATGCCCACAAGGTGAGGCGCGTTCTCTTCGCACTGACGCGGAAGAAAGTCGATCCAAGGGAGGTCGTCAGGGCGGCAGGGGAGCTGAACCAGAGAATCTTTGAGAGGCTCCAGGAGCTTGGCGTTGAGAAGAGCGACGTTATCAGGATAACGGTGCCGTTCAGGATTGAAGGGGGGTCCATCAGATGGGACTACGAGGCACTGAACATCGAGGTTTACAGGAAGGACGAGGAAAAGAGGCTCGCGAAGGCGATGGAGGAAGTTGAGGAGCGCGAGAGAGAACTTGAGGAGAAGATTAAGGCCATTGAGGAAGTGGCGCTCAGCCTGAAGAGGCTCAGCGACGAGCTAATCGAGAAAATTGAGGAGCTCAAGCAGGAGCACACGTCGCTGAAGCTCAGGGCGGAGGAGTGA
- a CDS encoding peptidase M54, whose translation MEFIAFTYVGNFVKEEIIREVVFNVFDEANHFFEESDIPLRFLYIGKLKLEPGYLISLNTPEGKVRVYPLEALVDVLHAKLLNEIGERPDIKMNKIFALTTFPLVSRNPYFDFFEKFLGIHETRLGLRIMVLSMKPFEPPELSELLKKPGESADKEILRARLELFKNRLLKGVLHEVGHSFGLDHCTGNCVMNSPSSMEEWDSRMLGYCDSCFISLKRAVEWSDLNLRD comes from the coding sequence ATGGAATTCATAGCCTTCACATACGTCGGGAACTTTGTGAAGGAGGAGATTATAAGGGAGGTCGTGTTCAACGTATTTGATGAAGCCAATCATTTCTTCGAGGAGAGCGATATCCCCCTGCGGTTTCTGTACATCGGGAAGCTCAAGCTTGAGCCGGGATACCTGATAAGCCTGAACACCCCTGAAGGTAAGGTCCGGGTTTACCCCCTCGAAGCGCTGGTCGACGTCCTCCACGCCAAGCTGCTCAACGAGATAGGGGAGAGGCCCGACATCAAGATGAACAAGATATTCGCCCTGACAACATTTCCCCTCGTCTCCCGCAATCCCTACTTCGATTTCTTCGAGAAGTTCCTGGGGATACACGAAACCCGGCTCGGCCTCAGAATCATGGTGCTCTCAATGAAGCCCTTCGAACCCCCAGAGCTCTCAGAGCTCCTTAAGAAACCCGGGGAGAGTGCGGATAAGGAGATTCTGAGGGCCAGGCTTGAACTCTTCAAGAACCGCCTCCTTAAAGGGGTTCTCCACGAGGTCGGCCACAGCTTCGGCCTCGACCACTGTACCGGCAACTGCGTCATGAACTCGCCATCGAGCATGGAGGAGTGGGACTCCCGGATGCTCGGCTACTGCGATTCCTGCTTCATCAGCCTCAAAAGGGCCGTTGAATGGTCCGACCTCAACCTCAGGGATTGA
- a CDS encoding cupin domain-containing protein: MEIHDILTRIHHVKIEKLKTGYTHHSTMKAEIKNLIDRGTYRKLPLFEGELPENSYAQIVEVKPGQTVGKHYHLRQYELFYIMSGEARLGIGETEYLARPGDIFLVKPKTVHWVVNERDEPFRLFVVKLNYRGDDSVWLEK; this comes from the coding sequence GTGGAGATTCACGATATTTTAACGCGCATTCACCATGTCAAAATCGAGAAACTTAAAACAGGATACACCCATCACTCAACTATGAAGGCCGAAATCAAGAATTTGATTGACAGAGGAACCTACCGGAAGCTCCCTCTCTTCGAGGGCGAGCTGCCAGAAAACAGCTACGCCCAGATAGTGGAGGTCAAGCCCGGACAGACCGTTGGGAAGCACTACCACCTCCGCCAGTACGAGCTGTTCTACATAATGAGCGGCGAGGCAAGGCTCGGCATCGGCGAGACTGAATACCTCGCAAGGCCCGGCGATATCTTCCTGGTAAAGCCCAAAACCGTCCACTGGGTCGTCAACGAGCGTGACGAGCCCTTCAGGCTCTTCGTGGTGAAGCTGAACTACCGCGGGGATGACTCCGTTTGGCTGGAAAAATGA
- a CDS encoding peroxiredoxin, whose translation MNPLEVRVFDEDGRDVSLREVLGGRWTVLYVYPKDNTPGCTAEAREFTELLGEFEKLGFQVVGVSKDSVKSHIRFKEKHGLGVRLLSDPGAELIKALGAWGRKKRYGKEYEGVIRSTFIFNPNGEIVWEKHNVRAKGHAGKVLEEARKLMGGS comes from the coding sequence ATGAACCCGCTGGAGGTTAGGGTTTTCGATGAGGATGGAAGGGATGTCTCACTCCGCGAAGTTCTGGGTGGCAGATGGACGGTTCTCTACGTCTATCCAAAGGACAACACGCCTGGCTGCACGGCCGAGGCGAGGGAATTCACGGAACTGCTCGGGGAGTTCGAAAAGCTTGGCTTTCAGGTTGTGGGCGTCTCAAAGGACTCCGTGAAAAGCCACATTCGATTCAAGGAGAAGCACGGGCTGGGAGTAAGGCTTCTCAGCGACCCCGGGGCGGAGCTGATAAAGGCCCTCGGTGCATGGGGCAGGAAAAAGCGCTACGGGAAAGAGTACGAGGGTGTGATAAGGAGCACGTTCATATTCAACCCGAACGGAGAAATCGTGTGGGAAAAGCACAACGTCCGGGCAAAGGGCCACGCGGGGAAGGTTCTTGAGGAAGCGAGAAAGCTTATGGGTGGTTCATAG
- a CDS encoding oleate hydratase has product MLNYKRTTPRKVPDIEERNAYLVGGGIASLAAAVFLIRDAKMPGENIYIFEKTPINGGCLDGSGDPENGYLLRGGRMFETHYETTWDLLGSIPSLDDPGKTLLDEVVEFNKEYVGSSKCRLVGTPGRKVDFSKYGLTLRHLNELNELLLTPEDQLGGITIEQWFSPSFFETNFWYFWATMFAFQPWHSVMEMRRYMLRFMHLVPGMNKIEGVLRTPYNQYDSMILPIQKWLQDRGVNFIMGTKVVDVEIEEIDGKKYVTKLHTEGQKGGTIEVRPKDLVFITIGSMVENSTYGDFEHPPVLNRGEGDVWRLWRNRVKKDPSLGNPDVFASEIDKTKWESFTITFRGKEFLRMLEEFTGNKTGTGGLVTFKDSSWLMSIVAFRQPHFRNQPDDVTVIWGYGLFVDREGDYIKKPMSQCTGKEIFLELLYHLGWLDKKEELLGTVINVRTAMMPYITSQFMPRHPGDRPPVIPENYGNLALLGQFVEVPGECVFTVEYSVKSAMMGVYGLLDLGREPPEAYKPYKRIDVLVKAAETLVDDDKRGMLKRSLNLFLFG; this is encoded by the coding sequence ATGTTGAACTACAAGAGAACGACCCCGAGGAAGGTTCCGGACATAGAGGAAAGGAATGCCTACCTGGTCGGCGGGGGTATTGCCTCGCTTGCGGCGGCGGTTTTCCTCATCAGGGACGCCAAGATGCCCGGGGAGAATATTTACATATTTGAGAAGACCCCCATAAACGGCGGCTGTCTCGACGGCTCCGGAGACCCCGAGAACGGCTATCTGCTCAGAGGGGGAAGGATGTTCGAGACCCACTACGAGACCACGTGGGATCTGCTCGGAAGCATTCCCTCGCTCGACGACCCCGGGAAGACCCTCCTGGACGAGGTGGTTGAGTTCAACAAGGAGTACGTGGGTTCATCCAAGTGCAGGCTTGTGGGGACGCCCGGCAGGAAGGTTGACTTCTCCAAGTACGGACTGACGCTCAGGCACTTAAACGAGCTCAACGAACTCCTGCTGACCCCGGAGGATCAGCTTGGGGGGATAACAATAGAGCAGTGGTTCTCACCCTCGTTCTTCGAGACCAACTTCTGGTACTTCTGGGCGACGATGTTCGCATTCCAGCCCTGGCACAGCGTTATGGAAATGAGGCGCTACATGCTCCGCTTCATGCACCTAGTCCCTGGGATGAACAAAATTGAAGGCGTCCTGAGGACTCCTTACAACCAGTACGACTCAATGATTCTCCCAATTCAGAAATGGCTCCAGGATAGGGGAGTCAACTTCATCATGGGGACGAAGGTCGTGGATGTTGAAATCGAGGAAATCGACGGCAAAAAGTACGTCACCAAGCTCCACACCGAGGGCCAGAAAGGGGGCACCATCGAGGTCAGACCGAAGGACCTGGTCTTCATAACCATTGGCTCGATGGTCGAGAACTCCACCTACGGCGATTTTGAGCACCCCCCGGTCCTCAACAGGGGAGAGGGAGACGTATGGAGGCTCTGGCGGAACCGGGTCAAGAAAGACCCATCCCTCGGAAACCCCGACGTTTTCGCATCTGAGATAGACAAAACGAAGTGGGAATCCTTCACGATAACCTTCAGGGGGAAGGAGTTCCTCAGGATGCTCGAAGAGTTCACCGGAAACAAAACCGGAACCGGCGGTCTGGTTACCTTCAAGGACTCCTCGTGGCTCATGTCCATAGTGGCCTTCAGACAGCCCCACTTCAGGAACCAGCCCGACGACGTAACGGTAATCTGGGGCTATGGACTGTTCGTGGACAGGGAGGGAGACTACATCAAGAAACCCATGAGCCAGTGCACAGGTAAGGAGATATTCCTTGAACTGCTCTACCATCTCGGCTGGCTAGATAAAAAGGAAGAGCTCCTCGGGACCGTAATAAACGTCAGAACCGCCATGATGCCGTACATAACGAGCCAGTTCATGCCGAGGCATCCCGGAGACAGGCCGCCGGTCATCCCGGAGAACTATGGGAACCTTGCCCTCTTGGGACAGTTTGTTGAGGTTCCAGGCGAATGCGTCTTTACAGTCGAGTACTCCGTCAAGTCTGCCATGATGGGAGTTTACGGCCTGCTCGACCTTGGCAGGGAACCGCCGGAGGCTTACAAGCCATACAAGAGGATTGACGTCCTTGTAAAGGCCGCCGAAACGCTCGTTGATGACGATAAAAGGGGGATGCTGAAGAGGAGTTTGAACCTCTTCCTCTTCGGCTGA
- a CDS encoding amino acid racemase: MAERTIGILGGMGPLATADLFRRIVEKTPAKRDQDHPRIIIYNDPKIPDRTAFILGNGEDPRPALVEGARKLESWGADFIIMPCNTAHFFAETVQKAITIPLVSMIEATADAIEQLGLRRVGLLATDGTIKGLVYHRALLNRGIGIAVPGKNDQGKVMRAIYHGVKAGDIEAARKLLMDVAKRLERRVDGMIAGCTEVSVALRQDDLSVPLIDPLDVIAEKAVRLALGLEEL, encoded by the coding sequence ATGGCCGAGAGAACCATCGGCATCCTCGGCGGCATGGGGCCCCTGGCGACCGCAGACCTCTTCAGGAGGATAGTCGAGAAGACCCCGGCAAAGAGGGACCAGGACCACCCGCGAATCATCATTTACAACGACCCCAAAATCCCGGACAGAACCGCATTTATCCTGGGGAACGGGGAAGACCCGAGGCCCGCCCTTGTGGAGGGGGCGAGAAAGCTCGAAAGCTGGGGGGCGGACTTCATCATAATGCCCTGCAACACCGCCCACTTCTTCGCCGAGACCGTCCAGAAGGCGATAACGATTCCGCTCGTCAGCATGATCGAGGCAACGGCGGATGCAATAGAGCAACTCGGCCTTCGCAGGGTTGGGCTCCTTGCAACCGACGGCACCATAAAGGGACTCGTCTACCATCGCGCGCTCCTTAACAGGGGGATAGGCATAGCCGTCCCTGGAAAGAACGACCAGGGGAAAGTTATGCGGGCGATATACCACGGTGTCAAGGCGGGGGACATCGAGGCCGCAAGGAAGCTCCTCATGGATGTGGCGAAGAGGCTCGAACGCAGGGTCGATGGAATGATAGCCGGCTGCACCGAGGTCAGCGTCGCCTTGAGGCAGGACGACCTGAGCGTCCCCCTGATCGATCCGCTCGACGTGATAGCGGAGAAGGCCGTGAGGCTCGCCCTCGGCCTTGAGGAGCTCTAA
- a CDS encoding TldD/PmbA family protein: MEKLEKALRWAEENLRADYVELRYEDLRKTALSLKDGVFTSFTGKLNRGVAIRVLADGAWGFASTSDLSNLERKIEEAYKLAKAAAETKREKIELAEIKPVEDFVKSKMKVKPKEVDIEEKVAHLRELEKLLKEDEAVKSVQVRYEDGGGQKILLTSEGTRIEWDYNYLYQGTYVTGKADGKLAMARDSIGAVDYGWELMTEHEPNEKVTERLLRKMHSQLKGVAPKRGEFPIVAGPIVVGIIAHEALGHLAEADLTINSPFKDLIGKQIAPEYVTMSERYVEGGFGNDKYDDEGVPVRDIRIIENGILKEIMLNREYAAKWGMEPNGHARAESYRYPPIIRMRNTIFEPGDYSFEELIEDIKFGYYVVDFRGGQAQLNSAFQVGVQEGYVIRNGEIAESIRDTSITGVAIEALKKISAVGKDFGLEVGFCGKGQTAFVSSGGPHMRFDGGILIG, encoded by the coding sequence ATGGAGAAACTGGAGAAAGCCCTCCGCTGGGCGGAGGAGAACCTGAGAGCAGACTACGTGGAACTACGCTATGAGGACCTTAGAAAGACGGCACTTTCCCTCAAGGACGGCGTTTTTACCAGCTTTACCGGGAAGCTGAACAGGGGCGTTGCAATAAGGGTTTTGGCCGATGGAGCATGGGGGTTTGCCTCGACCAGCGACCTCTCGAACCTTGAGAGAAAAATCGAGGAGGCTTACAAGCTGGCTAAAGCGGCCGCCGAGACCAAGAGGGAGAAGATAGAGCTGGCCGAGATAAAGCCGGTCGAGGACTTCGTGAAGAGCAAAATGAAGGTCAAGCCGAAAGAGGTTGACATAGAGGAGAAGGTCGCGCACCTCAGGGAGCTGGAGAAGCTTTTGAAGGAGGACGAGGCCGTTAAGAGCGTCCAGGTTCGCTACGAGGACGGCGGCGGGCAGAAAATCCTCCTCACCAGCGAGGGAACGCGCATAGAGTGGGACTACAACTACCTCTACCAGGGAACCTACGTCACCGGAAAGGCCGACGGAAAGCTGGCCATGGCCAGGGACAGCATAGGCGCCGTGGACTACGGCTGGGAGCTCATGACGGAGCACGAGCCAAACGAGAAGGTCACCGAGAGACTGCTGAGGAAGATGCACAGCCAGCTTAAGGGCGTCGCCCCGAAGCGCGGCGAGTTCCCCATCGTTGCGGGCCCAATCGTCGTTGGAATCATCGCCCACGAAGCTTTAGGCCACCTCGCGGAGGCAGACCTCACGATAAACTCGCCCTTCAAGGACCTCATCGGCAAGCAGATTGCTCCCGAGTACGTCACAATGAGCGAGCGCTACGTTGAGGGCGGCTTTGGAAACGACAAGTACGACGACGAGGGCGTTCCGGTGAGGGACATACGCATCATCGAGAACGGAATCCTGAAGGAGATAATGCTCAACCGCGAGTACGCGGCGAAGTGGGGAATGGAGCCGAACGGCCACGCGAGGGCCGAGAGCTACCGCTACCCGCCTATAATCAGGATGAGGAACACGATTTTTGAGCCGGGCGATTACTCCTTCGAGGAGCTCATCGAGGACATCAAGTTCGGCTACTACGTCGTCGACTTCCGCGGCGGCCAGGCCCAGCTCAACAGCGCCTTCCAGGTCGGCGTCCAGGAGGGCTACGTCATCAGGAACGGTGAAATCGCCGAGTCGATAAGGGACACCTCGATTACCGGAGTTGCCATCGAGGCGCTGAAGAAGATAAGCGCGGTCGGCAAGGACTTCGGCCTTGAGGTCGGCTTCTGCGGAAAGGGACAGACGGCCTTCGTCAGCTCGGGCGGTCCGCACATGCGCTTTGACGGAGGAATCCTCATCGGGTGA